A single region of the Jatrophihabitans sp. GAS493 genome encodes:
- a CDS encoding ABC transporter ATP-binding protein has protein sequence MILLDVRGVRKSYRSFGQAPVNALNDVYLRVPAGEITGLVGESGSGKSTTIRCILGLEKPDDGWIEFDGIRIDGAGKEQRRRLQREIQVVFQDPTGSLNPRMTAGELIGEGIRVHRLRPNRAAERVRVLELLRLVGLDERDIDRYPRSFSGGQRQRIAIARALAVEPRLLICDEAVSALDVSVQAQILNLLQDMRDDLGLTVLFVAHDLAVVRQLCSRVAILSDGHIVEEGLSGEVFADPRAEYTRQLLAAVPIPDPPVARARARERLLALAQPLSLEVSS, from the coding sequence ATGATCCTGCTCGATGTGCGCGGCGTCCGTAAGAGCTACCGCAGCTTCGGACAGGCGCCGGTGAATGCCCTCAACGACGTCTATCTGCGGGTGCCGGCCGGCGAGATCACCGGCCTGGTCGGCGAGTCGGGCTCCGGCAAATCAACCACGATTCGCTGCATCCTCGGCCTCGAGAAGCCCGACGACGGGTGGATCGAATTCGACGGAATACGCATCGACGGCGCCGGCAAGGAGCAGCGACGCCGACTGCAACGCGAGATCCAGGTCGTCTTCCAGGACCCGACCGGCAGCCTCAACCCGCGAATGACCGCGGGCGAGCTGATCGGCGAGGGGATCAGGGTGCACCGGCTGCGCCCGAACCGGGCCGCCGAGCGCGTCCGGGTGCTGGAGCTGCTGCGGCTGGTCGGCCTGGACGAGCGCGACATCGACCGCTACCCACGCTCCTTCTCCGGCGGTCAGCGGCAGCGCATCGCCATTGCCCGGGCGTTGGCCGTCGAGCCTCGGTTGCTCATCTGTGACGAGGCGGTGTCGGCCCTGGACGTCTCGGTGCAGGCTCAGATCCTCAACCTTCTCCAGGACATGCGCGACGATCTGGGGTTGACCGTTCTCTTCGTCGCCCACGACCTGGCCGTGGTGCGCCAACTCTGCTCCCGCGTCGCCATCCTCAGTGACGGCCACATCGTCGAGGAGGGGCTCAGCGGCGAGGTCTTCGCCGATCCGCGGGCCGAATACACCCGCCAGCTGCTGGCGGCCGTACCGATTCCCGATCCACCGGTGGCGCGGGCCCGCGCACGTGAGCGTCTGCTCGCACTGGCCCAACCGCTCTCCCTCGAAGTTTCCAGTTAA
- a CDS encoding ABC transporter ATP-binding protein, whose amino-acid sequence MMTDLSPSDYREPEQAPITVTSETARPGKADPVLALQNLAISARRPDGTSVRIVEQVDLNLFQGERVAMVGESGSGKSATARAILRLDPELSVSGQILLRGRDLTGLSDRAMTKVRGREVAMVFQNPMGALDPLMTIGAQVAEPLRLAGAGRVEARRQAQELLSELGVPDASRRMRAYPHEFSGGMRQRVVLAMALAGNPSVLLADEPTTALDVRAQEQVLTVIDQVAQERRLAVLLITHDLATVAGFADRVVVMYAGRVVHADPVDAIFAEPAHPYTRGLLRALPRIDQPAARLPGIEGSAPHPADRPTGCVFHPRCPQRMARCESEVPRFIPTPSGGSVACHLFDPEPDAVAEVEARS is encoded by the coding sequence ATGATGACCGACCTCTCCCCCAGTGATTACCGCGAGCCGGAGCAGGCTCCGATCACGGTGACCTCAGAGACGGCGCGGCCCGGAAAGGCTGATCCGGTACTGGCGCTACAGAACCTCGCCATCTCCGCCCGGCGCCCGGACGGCACGTCCGTGCGCATCGTCGAGCAGGTCGACCTGAACCTCTTCCAGGGCGAACGGGTCGCGATGGTCGGTGAGTCCGGGTCGGGAAAGTCGGCGACGGCCCGGGCCATCCTCCGGCTGGACCCCGAGCTTTCGGTCTCCGGGCAGATCCTGCTCCGCGGACGGGATCTCACCGGTCTCTCCGACCGGGCCATGACCAAGGTACGCGGTCGCGAAGTGGCGATGGTATTCCAGAACCCGATGGGGGCGCTGGACCCGTTGATGACGATCGGCGCCCAGGTCGCCGAGCCGCTGCGGCTGGCCGGCGCCGGTCGGGTCGAGGCCCGCCGACAGGCCCAGGAGCTTCTCTCCGAGCTCGGCGTTCCCGATGCGTCCCGGCGGATGCGGGCCTATCCGCACGAGTTCTCCGGCGGCATGCGACAGCGGGTCGTGCTAGCCATGGCGTTGGCCGGCAACCCGTCGGTGCTGCTGGCCGACGAACCGACCACCGCCCTGGATGTCCGGGCCCAGGAGCAGGTGCTCACGGTCATCGACCAGGTGGCCCAGGAGCGGCGGCTGGCCGTGCTGCTGATCACCCACGACCTGGCCACAGTGGCCGGCTTCGCCGACCGGGTGGTCGTCATGTACGCCGGCCGGGTAGTGCACGCCGACCCGGTGGACGCGATCTTCGCCGAGCCGGCGCACCCCTACACCCGCGGGCTGCTGCGGGCCCTTCCCCGTATCGACCAGCCAGCCGCGCGTCTGCCCGGCATCGAAGGCTCGGCGCCACACCCGGCCGATCGCCCGACGGGCTGCGTCTTCCACCCCCGCTGCCCGCAGCGGATGGCGCGCTGCGAGAGCGAGGTGCCGCGCTTCATACCCACACCGTCGGGCGGCAGCGTGGCCTGCCACCTCTTCGATCCCGAACCTGACGCAGTTGCTGAAGTGGAGGCTCGGTCATGA
- a CDS encoding ABC transporter permease — MTSLSLRQPARLRALRGGMAGHRLFNRLVISAVLLLLLMAIFGPLIAPDSITTSNIRDALLPPSAQHWFGTDDQGRDVFWRVVAGARESVLSAVIVVAVYSMIGTLIAALAAVGGRVVDETLMRFTDAAMAIPTVIFGLGFAAALGPSLKSAVIALSVTAWPVTARLLRSIIRETAAMPYVEGAQVLGVSRIRLLRRHILPNSLDVLIVKWAADIGSTILVISSLSFVGVGPQPPSPEWGAMVSEGQGYIATAWWATFWPGMAIALSTMAFALFGDVVQARLSEGRK; from the coding sequence ATGACCTCCCTCTCCCTGCGCCAGCCGGCGCGCCTGCGGGCGCTGCGCGGCGGGATGGCCGGGCACCGGCTCTTCAACCGGCTGGTGATCTCCGCGGTGCTCCTGCTGCTGCTCATGGCGATCTTCGGCCCGCTCATCGCACCCGACTCGATCACCACCTCCAACATCCGCGACGCACTCCTCCCGCCGAGCGCTCAGCACTGGTTCGGCACCGACGACCAGGGGCGAGACGTCTTCTGGCGCGTCGTTGCCGGAGCCCGGGAATCGGTGCTCTCGGCGGTGATCGTGGTCGCGGTCTACTCGATGATCGGCACCCTCATCGCAGCGCTCGCAGCGGTCGGAGGCCGCGTCGTCGACGAGACGCTGATGCGCTTCACCGACGCGGCGATGGCCATCCCGACTGTGATCTTCGGCCTGGGCTTCGCGGCGGCCCTGGGACCGAGCCTGAAGTCGGCCGTCATCGCCCTCAGCGTCACCGCCTGGCCGGTGACCGCCCGACTGCTCCGTTCGATCATCCGGGAGACGGCCGCGATGCCCTATGTGGAGGGTGCGCAGGTCCTTGGGGTCTCCCGAATTCGCCTGCTGCGCCGGCACATTCTCCCGAACTCCCTCGACGTGCTCATCGTGAAGTGGGCGGCTGACATCGGCAGCACCATCCTGGTGATCAGCTCGCTGTCCTTCGTCGGAGTCGGGCCCCAGCCACCGAGCCCGGAGTGGGGGGCGATGGTCAGCGAAGGTCAGGGTTACATCGCCACCGCCTGGTGGGCCACCTTCTGGCCGGGCATGGCGATCGCGCTCTCCACGATGGCCTTCGCACTCTTCGGCGATGTCGTCCAGGCCCGTCTGAGTGAAGGCAGGAAGTGA
- a CDS encoding ABC transporter permease: MNQVLGYLARRLVTSVITLLVLTLIIFTMVKVIPGDEAHVAAGVSATPEQVAAMRTHLGLDRSLPVQYFEFLDRLIHGDLGTSISSHSSIAAGIWEVLPQTIELVLMAMLIMILVAVPAAVFSALRSDRGSDTAVRAAVIMSAGLPTFWLALVAQYVLSTKLGWFPISGALAPHVRIPRVTGFTLIDTLLNSNPNAFIDGLHHLLLPAIVLALPFTGQLYRTLRTDMIGVLDSEYIDAARAKGVPAAALVRRHLLPNSAGAALTVIGATFSMMVGAAVLVESVFGLNGIGAYLTNAVANSDRLAVVGAVLVIGVLVVASSFAIDVIQLIRDPRIRAGQLASVT, from the coding sequence GTGAATCAGGTACTGGGGTATCTCGCCCGGCGGCTGGTCACGTCGGTCATCACGCTCCTGGTGTTGACCTTGATCATCTTCACGATGGTCAAGGTCATCCCCGGGGATGAGGCCCACGTGGCGGCCGGAGTCTCGGCCACACCCGAGCAGGTGGCCGCTATGCGCACCCATCTCGGGCTGGACCGGTCACTTCCGGTGCAGTACTTCGAGTTCCTCGACCGCCTGATTCACGGCGACCTCGGCACTTCGATCAGCTCGCACAGCTCAATCGCCGCCGGCATCTGGGAGGTTCTCCCGCAGACGATCGAACTGGTTCTGATGGCGATGCTGATCATGATCCTGGTCGCCGTCCCCGCGGCCGTCTTCTCGGCGCTGCGCAGTGATCGTGGCTCCGACACGGCGGTGCGGGCGGCGGTGATCATGAGCGCCGGCCTGCCGACGTTCTGGCTGGCGCTGGTCGCCCAGTACGTTCTGTCAACAAAACTGGGTTGGTTCCCCATCTCCGGGGCTCTCGCCCCTCATGTCCGGATACCGCGGGTCACCGGGTTCACCCTGATCGACACCCTCCTGAACAGCAACCCGAATGCCTTCATCGACGGCCTGCATCACCTGCTGCTGCCGGCCATCGTGCTGGCGCTCCCCTTCACCGGCCAGCTGTATCGCACACTGCGCACCGACATGATCGGGGTGCTGGACAGCGAGTACATCGACGCGGCTCGGGCCAAGGGGGTTCCGGCGGCGGCCCTGGTTCGTCGACATCTGCTGCCGAACTCGGCCGGCGCCGCACTGACGGTCATCGGCGCGACCTTCTCGATGATGGTCGGGGCCGCGGTGCTGGTCGAATCGGTCTTCGGTCTCAACGGCATCGGCGCCTACCTCACCAACGCGGTCGCCAACTCCGACCGGCTGGCCGTCGTCGGCGCGGTGCTGGTGATCGGTGTCCTCGTCGTGGCCAGCAGCTTCGCGATCGACGTCATCCAACTCATCCGTGACCCGCGCATCCGCGCCGGACAGCTAGCGAGTGTGACATGA
- a CDS encoding ABC transporter substrate-binding protein → MKSSRYRPARRALPLVSAALAVTLTAAACSSSDSSNSSGGGSTDITVVHANSIDTIDPIQAEQAETDTVANVVYDPAVTYDSNNNIVGVLADKFTVAPDAKSVSITMKSGPTFHDGTSVTATDVKYTLDRDVAVGTGVASYLSDYASSTVDSPTTLTITLKDANAFFLGMLSKIYILNSKVVQAHAGTDHGQAWLQSHDAGSGPFTVGEQKSLNDITVNRYDKYWNYDKTRPTSMRILRVDQSATQAADLRAGTADVALKLSSADALAIGDTGNLKTAWINSGLSEYIFFNTNTGPTANPIVRQALQYAYDYEGGLEKVWNGKGALLDGPLPPTLSCEPKLGGYKQDLDKAKALLAGAGVSNLHLTMRYQPALAEFTQEATLFQSNLKQIGVTLDLVPITFSDYLASLSDTSKIPQVMLLGDVPRFPDTGIYLNYVYNSKSVGTNYSGFSNPQVDALLDKAKVTSDPAARCPLYEQAQKIIYDQAVAVNMYTYQQPVSHRADITGVVASPNANPITLSTLRIS, encoded by the coding sequence ATGAAGTCTTCCCGATACCGGCCGGCCCGACGGGCCTTGCCGTTGGTATCCGCGGCCCTCGCAGTCACCCTGACGGCGGCCGCCTGCTCCTCCTCGGACAGCTCGAACTCCTCGGGAGGCGGTTCAACCGACATCACTGTCGTGCACGCCAACTCGATCGACACGATCGACCCGATCCAGGCCGAGCAGGCGGAGACGGACACGGTGGCCAACGTGGTCTACGACCCGGCCGTCACCTACGACTCGAACAACAACATCGTCGGCGTGCTGGCCGACAAGTTCACCGTCGCCCCAGACGCCAAGTCGGTGAGCATCACCATGAAGTCGGGTCCGACCTTCCACGACGGAACCTCGGTTACCGCGACCGATGTCAAGTACACCCTTGACCGCGACGTCGCCGTCGGCACCGGCGTAGCCAGCTACCTCTCCGACTACGCCTCCTCCACCGTTGACAGCCCGACCACCCTCACCATCACCCTGAAGGACGCCAACGCCTTCTTCCTCGGAATGCTGAGCAAGATCTACATCCTCAACTCCAAGGTGGTGCAGGCGCACGCCGGCACCGACCACGGCCAGGCGTGGCTGCAGTCCCACGACGCCGGCAGCGGCCCGTTCACCGTCGGCGAGCAGAAGTCGCTCAACGACATCACCGTGAACCGCTACGACAAGTACTGGAATTACGACAAGACGCGCCCGACCAGCATGCGCATCCTGCGGGTCGACCAGAGCGCCACCCAGGCGGCCGACCTGCGGGCCGGCACGGCGGACGTAGCGCTGAAGCTCTCCTCCGCCGACGCCCTGGCGATCGGTGACACCGGCAATCTGAAGACGGCCTGGATCAACTCCGGCCTCTCCGAGTACATCTTCTTCAACACCAACACCGGCCCCACCGCCAACCCGATCGTCCGCCAGGCGCTGCAGTACGCCTACGACTACGAGGGTGGCCTGGAGAAGGTGTGGAACGGCAAGGGCGCACTACTGGACGGGCCGCTTCCACCGACGCTCTCCTGCGAGCCGAAGCTGGGCGGCTACAAGCAGGACCTGGATAAGGCGAAGGCCCTGCTGGCCGGAGCCGGGGTCAGCAACCTGCACCTGACCATGCGCTACCAGCCCGCGTTGGCCGAATTCACCCAGGAGGCGACGCTCTTCCAGTCGAACCTGAAGCAGATCGGGGTCACTCTCGACCTCGTCCCGATCACCTTCTCCGATTACCTGGCCAGCCTCAGCGACACCAGCAAGATCCCGCAGGTAATGCTGCTCGGCGACGTGCCCCGCTTCCCGGACACCGGTATCTACCTGAACTACGTCTACAACTCGAAGTCGGTCGGCACCAACTACTCCGGCTTCAGCAACCCGCAGGTCGACGCCCTGCTGGACAAGGCGAAGGTCACCTCCGATCCGGCCGCGCGGTGCCCGCTGTACGAGCAGGCGCAGAAGATCATCTACGACCAGGCGGTTGCGGTGAACATGTACACCTACCAGCAGCCGGTAAGTCACCGGGCCGACATCACTGGAGTGGTGGCCAGCCCGAACGCCAACCCGATCACCCTCTCCACCCTCCGCATTAGTTAG
- a CDS encoding GntR family transcriptional regulator, whose product MSNSLSEAEQHDESLSDRIVQQLRNKIITGELAPGARLRERELADELGVSRIPLREAMQQLESDGFIQSAIRRGAIVTELTLRDVEELFNVRLCVEVYATRLAAQRVADGASVSELQAAMRQSERAVATGNVNSIAESNAELHEEIVHLADNSLLTTMMRSVSGRDRWIFRMTNSVSRPAAACQEHVELCDAIYAGNPDFAAAISYSHIERGRKPTIDVLRSVLPLK is encoded by the coding sequence ATGAGCAATTCCCTGAGTGAGGCCGAGCAGCACGACGAGTCGCTGTCGGACCGCATCGTTCAGCAACTGCGCAACAAGATCATCACCGGCGAGCTGGCTCCCGGAGCGCGCCTGCGGGAGCGGGAACTGGCCGATGAACTAGGGGTCTCCCGCATCCCGTTGCGTGAAGCGATGCAGCAGTTGGAGTCCGACGGCTTCATCCAATCGGCGATTCGGCGCGGAGCCATCGTCACCGAACTGACGCTGCGCGACGTCGAGGAACTCTTCAACGTCCGCCTCTGTGTGGAGGTCTACGCGACTCGGCTGGCCGCCCAGCGGGTAGCGGACGGGGCCTCGGTCAGTGAACTGCAGGCGGCCATGCGCCAGTCGGAGCGGGCCGTGGCCACCGGCAACGTGAACAGCATCGCCGAGTCGAATGCCGAACTACACGAGGAGATCGTCCATCTGGCCGACAACTCGCTGTTGACCACGATGATGCGCTCGGTCTCCGGACGTGATCGCTGGATCTTCCGGATGACCAATTCGGTATCCCGACCGGCCGCCGCCTGCCAGGAGCATGTCGAACTCTGCGACGCGATCTACGCTGGGAACCCGGACTTCGCCGCCGCCATCTCCTACTCCCACATCGAGCGTGGGCGGAAGCCGACCATCGACGTACTCCGCTCAGTGCTGCCGCTCAAGTAG